The genomic stretch TCCACACTTGGGATAGACTGAGCTTTGCTTAAGTTCCACAGTTCGTGCTTTCGAAGAGCCCGTCCCTTCCCAGCGAGCAGAGAGGAGCTTGCAGAGTGAATCTAGAGACTGAGAAACTCCCCCAGTGCCAAGCCTGTGCCTGGGAGGTGGGAAAACATGTAGCAGTGAGCTGCTTCTCTAGGTGTGTAGAGTCCTGCCTTTGGGGGAGGAAGATGGAATGAGGCAGGAGCTGTCGGTGCTGGCAGGATCTGCACAGCAAACGCAGGAGGGTGCtgcacagctgtgctgctctgcaagTTCATGCTCTCCCAGAGAAGCACCTCCCAGAAATACTAGCTGAAGCATTAGTAGAATGGCAGAGCTGTTCATTCTTGTTCTCTAAAGCTATGAATGTTCTATTCTCCATCCTAGCCATGTATCCTGAGGATGAATGGAACCTGCTCTATGTAGCAGTGACACGTGCGAAGAAGTGTTTGCTAATGTCGAAGTCCCTGGAATACCTTTTAGCATTGGCTGGGGTAAGTGAAACCTTCCCAAGGTAAGCAAATCCTCGAGTGGGGTGATTTAGGGTCCTGATACCTGCACTAAAACAAGCCATTGTCACGTGGGGTCTGGCTGAGCAGCCCTGTGAGCTGCAGCAGTTCCTCAGCCGCTGTGTGAGTGCTccagaggcagagcaggcagccaggGAGGGCAAACTCCCAGCCACCCCGCTGGGAATCCCGTTAGGGTTTGGAGTTTTGAGGCAGCTCTGCAAGCGATGATGTCTCAGGCAGGATGGGCAGCTGCTAATTTAAAAAACTGCCAGGAGAGTCAGCACCCACTACCCATAAAATCTGCCCGTCTCCGATGATTGTGTTTGGAGGAGGAGTGTGTGGTAGAGAAGCATAAAAGAAGACTATAGTGAGATTCAGCTTATGCTGAACATGGACTGTGCCCTGGCTTGTGCTGGCACAGACCAAAATAGCTGAGGACACATTTTTCCCTCAGTTTACGCTGCTCTGTACTgtgatttcagcagcagcaagacacAAGGTTgcagcattattttttcttttcagtccttaCGTTTGGGTGTTGTCTTCTGCAGGGCCTGAGTTCTTATCTCAGTGCAAGCGTGTGGgttcccttttctctgcctgcAGTAGTTTCCACTTTATTCACTTCCTCATgatctgctgctgttttctgcttgATTTTTGTTACCAGGGATTTGgagatgttttggtttttattttaaaaacaataatgtTGCAAGTCACTTCCCAGggagtaaataaaaatatgaaacaacCCGTTTCAGTATCTCAGCTCCCTCTGAGTGGTGGTgttcctgttttttcttttttcttgtttcttaggAGGGTTTTCTTCGAGTGGAGCTGAGTGCGGCTGCAAAGGACGGGGCTGCTGTAGCTTGTTCTGTGCCACAGTGTACAAGAACGCTGGAGCCCGGCTGCAGGCTGGTTGTGAAGAAGCTGCCTTTGACTCACGTATGTCCCCTCCCCGGGCTTTTGAGATCACATTTCTGAAACAGGAGCCTTCACCAGCCCCTCCAGTGACTTGTGGGGCAGCTGGGTGCTGTGACTGTTCTGAGCTGTCGCACCAGGGAGGGACATGCTGGGCGTTGAGCTTGGGTGGAAGTGAGCGGGAAGAGTCCCATAGCCCATGGCTCCCCAGCCCTTTGCTTCTGCTCACAGCCCCGGCTCCTAACTGGGGGTCACTTCCCACTTCGGGGTGGTGTTGCAGATCCCACAGATCCACTCGTGCCTTAACCTCCCTTCTGAGACTAGTTGTGGCCTCAGGTGGGgccagtttgggggttttgttgtgtcAGATCCTGTATCTGACTCTTAGAGTCTCTGTTGAGGTCATGGAACATCCGTGTGGGCTTAGCAGAGCACCCCTCACCCCAGTGACAATCTGACTTTTGGGTTCAGCTTTGATCCCACCTTCTGGTGCCAGGGTGGGTCCTTGCCCAGAGGGTGCAGTGAAGGCTGAGCTCCCCCACTGAGCACATGGTAAATCAGTGGGAGCTCCGTGACCAGGACAGGAGAGAGCAGATGGCTCATAGgaccacagaatcccagaaccatctgggttggaaaagcccttgcagctcctccagccccaccatgaccctccccctgagcgttcccaactcccccagatccctcagcgctggctcagcccgactcttcaacccctccagggatcccggggactcccccctgccctgggcagcccattccaacgcccaacagccccttctgcacagaaatccttcctcagagccagcctgaccctgccctgggcagcttgaggccattccctcggggcctggcgctggggccttggctccagagactcatcccccctctctgccccctcctggcagggagttgcagagggccaggaggtctcccctcagcctcctcttctccagactaaaccccacCAGGTCTAGACTAAACCCCAGCTCAGAGCcatcagcagcagagacaggCAAAGCCTTGTCCTTCACCAGCAAAAACCCCCACAGGCACATTTTGGTCGTTGCAACTATTAAACAATCTGTCCCTTAAGGGATCTCCTCTCAAGGGAGGTGGCAGGAGATGCTTTTTCTCTTCTGCGGATGTGAGAGGGTTCTGCCTGGGGTTGGAAGCCTTCCTCCAGCCTTCCTCTTCTCTTAAATCTCCTCTTGTCTCCCCACCAGAGCAACGGCAGCAAGGATGCTGGTGGCTACCTCTGTCACGCTTGCACGCAGCAGCGCTTTGGCGCTCTGGCACCGCTCACCTTTCTCCCAGCGTTTCAGCAACAGCCCACCCAGCTTTAACGAAGCCTTCCAGCTCCCCAGAGCCCTGGCGGCACCCcagagccctcctgcctgcctacGGGACAAGGCCTGATGTCACATCCCAGCTCCAAAATCGGGTGGATATTGGAGCAGGATGTTAGACCAACTCCAAGAGGAACCCTCCAGGCTCTCTGCAAGGTGTGAGACCTTTTCTTCAGCCTTCCAAGAGCTGCTCAGCATGGCTAGTGCTGCATCTCTGCACGCAACAATATGCACTATATAAACTGTATCAGATGGGacggtttgggggttttttgagccCTCCATTACCTCTGTCACCAGCAAAACACCTCCAGTGACCAAACTGCCAGGCTATCCCTGCCTGTTCTGGtctaatggaaaagaaaatgcaacgCTGAAAAGTACCTGAAGAAACACTTCATTCCCAGAAAATGGACTTTCTTATTATCAGCTCTGGGAGGAAGTCATTAATGTCTCCCAGCTGAATTAATTTCCTTACTTGACAGCCAAGGGGTTTCCCCAGACTCTGTTTCCCTTCTCCTTGCAGCAAACCATAAGGGAATAAGAGAGGCAGCGTCTGAAGAactgctttggtttggtttcagtCTAATTCAGAGACAAACTGGAGAGTGTTTTTAATGCTGAAGTTAAATCTGTAACAACAAAAAGCCTTAgtgcttcctttttcctcttcccttctgtTAAGAAGTCGTCTTGGGTTGCACTTATTTACCAACCATCACAGTAGCAGTGGTGCAAGCAGCGTAATGGTTCTTGTAAATCAGATGGCAGCTTATGCTCTCCGTTTGAAGACGCCCTGGCTTGTTGTACCATGTGGAGATCAAAACTGAAACCAATTTCAGAAGAGATCTCTTCTTGGACACAGGCCCAGAGCCATCAGCGGTGTTTGCTGGAGGAAGCTTTATGCATCCTGTTGATTTCCAGTTGATTCACTGAATGGCAGCCGCTTCCCTGCCTCTCCTTTGGCTTCCAAAGCACCAACTCCACCCCTCACCTAAACACGGGCAGAACTTCAGCCCAGACATGGACCTTTGGTGTAACTGCAAAGCCCTCGCTGCTGTGGAGATGGATTTCACCCCACCCCAGCTCCTGTCTGTCCCCGCTCACCTCCCCACATTGCCCGCCCAGACAAAAAATCAACTGCTCTGTGTCCATTACTTTTATACACAATTATATGCACAATTATTATACACAATATATAAACATTTATACATAAAAAGGCATCAGTATAAAGCTGCCTGTTCTGCAGCGCGGAGGAAACGAGTGGATAACAACAGACAATGGACAAAGGGAAAACACACAAAGAAGAATATTTCCTAAGTTGTGCTGTTGCCTTCAGTCTTTGACAGTGTCTGTAGTGAAGTCGCTCCTGCTTGTGGTCCCCTGCGAGCGGCCGGAGCCGGCGGGCACCTGGGGTTGGTGCTGAAAGTGCCTCCAAAGGATCCCTGAGCTGTGGGCGAGGTGCCGACCGCGGTGGGACGGCGCCGGCCCCCGTGGCTGCGGTCGCGGGAGCACCAGTGGCTGGCTGGAAGAGAGCAGGAAGGGGGTGAGGACACCCTGGAGGGATGCTCAGCACTGCTTTCTGGGTTCTGAGGGGAATTTAGGGGCAAAACAGCTCTAGGGCTGGGGCTGGTGTCCAGCTGGCCATGCTCCTGCCCAGGGAATGGGTGCTACTCAGGGCAGGGCAGCCCAGCttcaccccccagcacccaaaccctcTTCCCTGCACCCCAAACACCTCCAGCTCGCCCCCTgccacccaccagcacccccaggaccaCCTCCTCCAAATTCCACCTCCTGATGCAGAACGTCCACCACCTCCAGACCACCCTGGGGTGCTCACAGGGCTCACCCACCTGTTCACCTTTGGGTGCTGGAGCGGTCTCACCCACAAAAGTCACTTTTTCATGCTGGGAAGAGCAGCTGCATGTGCCTGGGGCGAGGATGCTCCGGTGCAGAGGGCGGCTGGGGACTGGGATGCGCTCTGCCACGTGCCACTGCCGCCACTCGGGGAAGCATCCGCCTTCCTGTGGGAGCCCCGAGCATCCTCCAGCCTGGTGGGTGCACCGAGTTGCCCGGTGATGGGTGCTCAGCCCGTGGGCAAGACACCGGGCGGTGTCACCTCCTCGTTCTCAGCAGCACGAGCCACCATGGGGATGGCCACTGCCGCGTAGTCCGGCCTCATGCGCCTGCGGAGGGGAGAGGAGCGTCAACGACACCCAAAGGTCTTTCCCCTGGCTTTCAGGAAAGTGCAGAGACCAAGGACAACTCATCACCGGGGTGGAAAGCCCTCATGGGGCTTGACACACTTACATTTTcatcctccagcagcagcaggccaCGACGCCAGCGACCACCAGCACCGAGAGCCCTGCGGGAGAGATTTGACTCATCTTCCAACACCCGGCCAAGGGACCAAGCGGCTCCACAAAAAGCTGAAAACGCTTTGTGCGTGTTCACAAGGTGCCCTCCCCACCCTGGGGAAGAAATTTGGGTGCTGCACCCTTCCTCCCTTGGAGGCACTGCCCTCGACCATGGCATAAACCTCCCACAGCCCCAAGGTGAGCTTTTAggctaaaaaaataaagaaaacaagaccCTGCTTGCCAAAATAAGCTTTTTGCCAGGCTTACCAATGGAAGGGGCCAGGATCGGGATGGAAACTGAAAAAGTAAAgagaaatggagattttttttagCTGCAAAGCCAGGAAAAAGAGGGAGTCTGGGGGGACCCTCACTAAAGAGAGGGTTGGAAACGAGGGAAAAAAGTATTGAAAAAGTAAAAGAGCCTTTGCCCATTGAAACCAGCCCCATTGGTGGGAGAGGCGGCCTGACCTGCAGTGTGGTCCACAGGGGTAGGAGGCAGTGGGGTTGTCCCCAGAGATGTCCCCTGGGCTGTCCCCTCTCCCGGTGTGGATGTCTCCAGTGCTGGGGGCATCTCCGGTGGTGTGGATGGCTCCAGTGGTGGCCCATCAGGGGCTGGGGGCACGGGCGActggctggcagctctgggcAGCCCAGGCGCTGCTGCTGGAGAGGGGCTGGAGGTTGGGTTGGTATCAGTGGATCCTGCTGGGGGAAATGGTGTAAAATCTTTCAAGTTGAGGTTGCGGTCAGGCATGGTCCAGGCAGTGCTGTTATTTTGGTGCCCAGCCTCGTGCCTGGTTCAGGCGGGGGCGATACAGCTACAAAATGGCATCATTTCATGCAACGGAAttaattcacagaatcccagaaccatcggggttggaaaagcccttgaagctcctccagccccaccatgaccctccccctgagcgttcccaactcccccagatccctcagcgctggctcagcccgactcttcaacccctccagggatcccggggactcccccctgccctgggcagcccattccaaggcccaacagccccttctgcacagaaatccttcctcagagccagcctgaccctgccctgggcagcttgaggccattccctcggggcctggcgctggggccttggctccagagactcatcccccctctctgccccctcctggcagggagttgcagagggccaggaggtctcccctcagcctcctcctctccagactgaacccccccagttcccccagccgctcctcaaTCATGCAATTGAAATACTTCGCTTTCCACACCACGGCAGTGCTGGTTTTGCTGCG from Athene noctua chromosome 3, bAthNoc1.hap1.1, whole genome shotgun sequence encodes the following:
- the IL15RA gene encoding interleukin-15 receptor subunit alpha isoform X1; translation: MARPLLPLLCGTVALLLPWVAADTATLRCSRPKDVANAHIDADNNLLLNTHLRYTCNPGYKRQAGTSSLIQCVLLEGSSEPDWTQTTLKCIRDPALPPQTPSPELPTTSHTERTQRAGSTDTNPTSSPSPAAAPGLPRAASQSPVPPAPDGPPLEPSTPPEMPPALETSTPGEGTAQGTSLGTTPLPPTPVDHTAVSIPILAPSIGLSVLVVAGVVACCCWRMKMRMRPDYAAVAIPMVARAAENEEVTPPGVLPTG
- the IL15RA gene encoding interleukin-15 receptor subunit alpha isoform X2; the encoded protein is MARPLLPLLCGTVALLLPWVAADTATLRCSRPKDVANAHIDADNNLLLNTHLRYTCNPGYKRQAGTSSLIQCVLLEGSSEPDWTQTTLKCIRDPALPPQTPSPELPTTSHTERTQRGSTDTNPTSSPSPAAAPGLPRAASQSPVPPAPDGPPLEPSTPPEMPPALETSTPGEGTAQGTSLGTTPLPPTPVDHTAVSIPILAPSIGLSVLVVAGVVACCCWRMKMRMRPDYAAVAIPMVARAAENEEVTPPGVLPTG